AATTCCAAAAAGCCCTGCTTCAGGAAGTACTGGACAAAGGTCCTGCCACAGTGAAGGAAATGGCGGATAAAACCGGTATTGGAATTTACACTGTTTCAAGAAGGCTCAATGAACTGGAATTGAGCGGCTTGGCCGACCTTAAAGGCTGTGAAGGAAATACTCCCAGATTTGCAAGCCCGGTATAAATGATAGTGTTGAGACGTAGGGCGGGGTTTTACACCCCGCCGGTTTTGCTACAGTATAAATAAGAGGTGAAATAATAATATAATGTCAACCAAAGGTACAAACAATAAAGTCGGCAGCGTAATGGTGGTAGGCGCCGGTGTCGCAGGCATACAGGCCTCTTTAGATATGGCCAATGCCGGATATTATGTCCATCTGGTGGACAGTACGTCCAGTGTGGGCGGACTCATGGCACAGCTGGACAAAACCTTTCCAACCAATGACTGCGCCATGTGCGTAATATCGCCCTTTCTTGTAGAAGTGGGAAGGCATCTTAACATAAACATAATTCCAAACAGTGAACTGGAATCCCTGGAAGGTGAGGCCGGAGCATTTCTGGCAAAACTTAAAAATAATCCGCGTTATATTGATTCGGTAAAATGTACCGCCTGCGGTCAGTGCCGCCAGGTATGCCCGGTAACGGCAGTAAATGAGTTTGATTGCAGGCTGGATCTTAGAAAAGCGACATTTATCAAGTTTCCCCAGGCAGTGCCTCTTTCATATACTATAGATAGAAATATCTGTATAGGATGCGGCATGTGTGAAAAAGCCTGTCTTGCAGGCGCAATATCTTACTCGGATCAGCCGAAATTTTCCGAGATTGAGGTTGGGGCTGTAGTACTTGCCATGGGAAATGAGCTTTTTGATCCATCTTTGATAGATACTTACGCATATTCCCGTCATCCTAATGTAGTTACAAGCCTGGAATTCGAACGTATATTGAGCGCTTCAGGGCCTTATAAGGGGCATCTCATGCGGCCATACGACAGGGAAATCCCCCAAAAAATCGCCTGGCTCCAGTGCATCGGATCACGCGACATTAATCATGCGGATCACAGTTACTGTTCTTCGGTTTGCTGCATGTACAGCATAAAACAGACCATAATTGCTAAAGAACATGCCGATAATCCGCTTGATGCAGCCATCTTTTACATGGATATGCGTACACACGGGAAGGAATTTGAGAGATACAGGGAAAGAGCTGAACAAGGAAGCGGAGTCAGATTTATACGTTCCAGAGTTCATACTGTTGAACCACTTGATGATGGCGGACTGAAACTCAAATATATTCCCGAATCCGGTGAAGTACAGGAAGAAGTATTTGATATGGTTGTGCTTGCCACAGGCTTTTCACCCTCACAGGATGCAAAAGCTTTGGCTCAAAGACTTGGTATAGATTTAAATGACCATAGTTATGCAAAAACAAGCGATCTTACACCTGTTTGTACAAGCAAAGACGGTATTTATGTATGCGGAACTTTTCAAAGCCCGAAAGATATTCCGCAGTCCGTGATGGAGGCATCCGCTGCCGCGGCAAGTGCTACACAGGATTTATCGGAAAAAAGATGGAGTCTTACGCTTACGAAAGAATTACCGTCCGAAAAGGACTTTAGTAAAGAAGAGCCACGTATAGGAGTATTTGTATGCAACTGCGGCATCAATATAGGCGGGGTTGCGGATGTTCCTGCCATAAGGGAATATGCCAAAACGCTTCCGAATGTCATACATACGGAAGATAATCTTTTTACCTGTTCCCAGGATACTCAGGAAAACATAAAAAAAGTTATACTGGAAAAAGGCATCAACCGTGTGGTTGTTGCATCATGTTCACCTCGTACTCATGAGCCTCTTTTCCAGGAGACCATTCGTGAGATAGGACTTAACCCCTATCTTTTTGAAATGGCCAATATCCGGGATCAGAATACCTGGGTTCATATGAAAACTCCTGAAAGAGCCACGGAAAAGGCGAAAGATCTTGTGCGAATGGCTGTTGCCAAAGCAGCTCTTTTAGAATCCCTTCCACAGGTTACCCTGGATGTAACACAGGCTGTTCTTGTAGTAGGTGGTGGAATTGCCGGCCTTGAAGCTGCTTTAGGCATTGCCAGGCAGGGCTTTGATGCTTTCCTTGTGGAAAGAAGCAATCAGCTTGGAGGAATGGCGCTTGGTCTAAATGCAACATGGCAGGGTGAACAAGTTCTTCCGTATGTTAAGAACTTAATTGAAGATGTGCAGAATAATAAGCGGATAAAGATTTTTCTTGAAACTAAAGTTGGTCATGTTACCGGCACGATAGGAAGTTTTACAACCACATTGAAATCAGAAATTAATCCGCTGGATATAAAAGTTATAAATCATGGTGCGGCAATACTTGCCACAGGCGGAAAGGAATACAGACCGGAAGAATACCTTTACGGAAAATATCCGCAGATATTGACTCATCTGGATCTGGATGCAGCGGTTAGAGATAATGACGAAAAATTAAAAAACAGCAAAATGGCAGTATTTATTCAGTGTGTAGGTTCACGTACCGAAGAAAGACCTTATTGCAGCCGGGTATGCTGCACACACAGCATAAAAAGTGCATTGATATTAAAGAAGATAAATCCTGACATGCAGATATTTATCATTTACAGGGATATCCGCACATATGGATTCCGTGAGGATTTATACAAGGAGGCCAGGGAGCAGGGTATCCGTTTTATACGCTATAATAAGGATAATCCGCCAGTGCTTGATTCTGATAACGGACAAGAACTTAAGCTGACTGTAAAGGATCATATTCTGCAAAGACCGATTGAGATGAATCCTGATCTGGTAGTACTTGCTGCAGCTATTCTTCCGAATGAAAACAAGGAATTGTTTGAACATTTCAAGGTTCCGACAAACAGCGACGGTTTTCTCGTGGAAGCTCACGCCAAATTAAGACCTGTCGATTTTGCATCTGAAGGACTTTTTCTGGCCGGCATTGCCCATTATCCCAAAAGTGTTGATGAAAGCATTGCGCAGGCAAAAGCCGCAGTATCAAGAGCAATGAAAATAGTATCAAAGAACACGATCGCGGTTGACAGCGTAGTGGCTTCGGTCAATCCGGATCGCTGTGCAGCATGTCTTACTTGCGTAAGAACCTGCCCTTATAATGTGCCAACGGTTAAAGAGGAAGGATATGCAGTTATTGAACCAAGCGACTGCCATGGATGCGGTTGCTGTGTATCCGAATGTCCGGGAAAGGCGATCACACTGAAGCATTTTACCGATGATCAGATAAATGCGAAGACTGATGCACTATTTTATATAGAGGCATCATGTTAGATAACAGGTAACTATACGGGTTCCATGGTTCATAGTTCAGGGTTCAGGGTTAAAGGTTCAAGGTTAAAGTACAAGGCAACCAACCGTGAACTTTGAACTGTGAACTTCACAACCTGAGTAGTTACGAAAACAGGAGTAAGATATATGGATAAAGATTTCGAACCTCAGATCATAGCATTCTGCTGTAAATATTGTGCTTATGCTGCCGCTGATCTGGCGGGTTCCATGAGGCTTAACTACCCTTCCAATATAAAGATCATCCAGGTCCCGTGTACCGGACGGGTGGATATCATTCATCTTCTTCGCGCAATCGAAGACGGTGCGGACGGTGTATACGTAGCGGGATGCATGGAAGGAGACTGCCATTTTGTCTGCGGAAATATAAAAACCAGAAAAAAAGTAGAATATGTAAAAAGAACTCTTTCCGAACTTGGAATCGAACCGGAACGTGTTGAGATGTTTAATCTTTCATCGGCTATGGGCCCCCGTTTTGCAGAAATCGCAAACCAAATGGCGGAAAAAATATTCGAGCTTGGTCCAAGCCCGTTGAATATCAAGCAGGTAGCATAGAAGAGGTGAAACATGATTGTTGCTGATAGAAAACCCCTGTCTGAAATACTGGATATGATCGCGGACAGGAATAAAATACTAATTATAGGATGCAAGGGCTGTGTAACTGTCTGTAATGTCGGTGGGGCCAAAGAAGTGCAGATACTTGCGGCATCACTGAATATTGTCAGGAAAAAAGAAGGGCATCCCCTTGAAGTTGATCAAATAACCATAGAAAGACAGTGTGACCCCGAATATATAGAACAGGTAAAATCTACGATAAATGATTATGATGCGGTTATTTCAATGGCCTGTGGTGTGGGCCCGCAATTTCTGTCCGAAGCCTATCCGCAGCAAAAATTCTTTCCGGCTGTAAACACCAAATTTTTCGGAGGCGCAACGTCACACGGTGTCTGGGAAGAACGCTGTGCGGGGTGCGGGACATGCGTAATACATAATTTCGATGGTTTATGCCCTGTAGCGAGATGTTCCAAGAGTCTTATGAACGGACCCTGCGGCGGCAGTTCCAGCGGTTATTGCGAAATCAGCAAGGAAGTACAATGTGTCTGGGATATGATCGTAAAAAAGAAGATGGAGCAGGGAAGACTTGATGATTTACTTTGTTTTACTCCTGCCAAAAACTGGCGGACATCAAGAGATGGCGGCCCGCGAAAATCAGTAAGGGAGGAGCTTGCCATATGAATGATATAAAATCCGGCAGTAATCTTGAAAGAGTCTTGAAATCGGGAAATTTTGCCTTTACCGGTGAATGCGGGCCTCCCAAAGGAGCTAATGTAGAACATCTTAAAGAAAAACTTGCTTTCCTGAAAGGTAATGTCGATGCAGTCAATATTACCGATAATCAAACGGCAGTTGTAAGAATGTCCAGCTGGGCGGCTTCAGCTATTGCGGTTTCAGAAGGTGTTGAGCCGAATTTTCAGATGGTTTGCCGCGATAGAAACCGTCTATCTATGATGAGCGATGTTCTCGGCGCTTATTCCATGGGCATCAGAAACATGCTGTGTCTGTCAGGAGATCATCAGATATTCGGGAATCATCCGGAAGCTAAAAACGTTTATGACATAGATTCCATGCAGCTTATCAATCTGGTTAAAACCATGAGAGATGAAGGAAAGTTTTTAAATGGAGAACCAATAGACGTTTCTCCGAAAATGTTTATTGGTGCAGCCAGTAATCCGTTTGCAGATCCTTTTGAATTCCGTGTTTACCGCCTGGCCAAGAAGATTAATGCAGGAGCCGATTTTGTACAGACTCAGTGTATCTACAATATGGACAAATTCAGAAAGTTTATGAAAATGGCTGTGGATATGGGTTTATGTGAAAAATGCTATATTCTTGCAGGAGTAACTCCTTTGAAAAGTGTAGGTATGGCCCAGTATATGGCAAAGCAGGTTCCTGGCATGGATGTCCCGCCTGAGCTGATTGAGAGATTAAGAGGCGCCGGAAAAGGAAAATATGCCGAAGAAGGCATAAAGATCGCCATAGAACAAATTGAAGAATTCAAGCAAATGGAAGGTGTTGCAGGCGTTCATCTGATGGCTATCGAATGGGAACACAGAGTTGCCGAGATTGCCGAAAAAGCAGGCATGCTGCCAAGACCTTAAAAAGAGAGGAGAGATATATGAGTGAAAATCCTGTTGGCGCAATACTTGTAGTCGGAGGTGGTGTGGCAGGCATCCAGACTGCTCTTGATCTGGCGGATTCCGGTTATTTTGTGTATCTGGTTGAAAAAACTCCTGCTGTGGGAGGAGCAATGGCTCAGCTTGATAAAACATTTCCCACGATTGACTGCTCAATGTGTATTTTAGCACCCTATCTGGTAACTGCCGGCAGGCATCCGAATATAGAGCTTGTCACAAATGCGGAAGTCGAAAGTGTTTCCGGAAAGCCCGGAAATTTTAAAGTCAGGGTCAGGAAAAAAGCGCGCAGTATAATCGCAGAACGCTGTACTGGCTGCCGCGCCTGTGTTGATGCTTGTCCTGTGACATGCATGGTAGACACGGATGCATAATCCGTGGGAATTTAAAAGAGGATTTAAATCAATATTGATTAAACAAATATCATGATAAGGAGAAATATCATGTCAAATTGGCAACCAAATATAATAACGTTTTTGTGCAACTGGTGTACATACGGAGCAGCTGATATGGCGGGAGTGAGCCGTCTTGAATATCCGCCCTATATCCGGATTATAAGGGTTCCGTGCAGTGGACGTATCAGTCCCAAATTCATACTTGCCGCTTTCAGAGAGGGTGCCGACGGCGTATGGGTCTCAGGATGTCATCCAGGAGACTGCCATTTTATAGAAGGAAATTACTATGGTCGACGCAAGTTTGCGCTGATGAAAAGCCTTCTGGAACACACCGGCATCGAGCCTGGAAGACTGCATTTTTCATGGATATCATCAGCCGAAGCAACCAAATTTGCCGATGTGGCATGGGATGTATGTAAAAGTGTGGAAGCCCTTGGGCCCTCTATAAAAATGAACAAGCAACGAGCTCATATGTCACAAAACCGGATATCACAGAATATTGTTTAAAGGAGGAGTCATGTTTACTGTCACAGAAGCAGCTCAAATGGAGCTCAAATCCTTTTTTAAGGTTAAGGAGATGCAACTACAGCCTGTTCGGATCTTTATCAACCAGGGCGGATGCAGCGGCCCGCAGATGGCGTTGGCTCTTGATGAAAAAAGAGATAATGATTCAACCTTTAGAGTTGACGGAATCCAATACCTGATCGACAGAGATCTTCTGAAGAAGGCCCAGCCCATCAGCGTAGATTATGGCTCAAACGGGTTTATTGTTACATCCGATCTTAAATTTGAAAGCGGATGTTCAAGTTGTGGCTCCGGTGGTGGTTCCTGCGGTTAGTGAGCGGTTTAGATTGATAACATAAAAAAGTAGAAAAAGGATATTTTGTTGGAAACCGTGTTGCATCAAGAAAGTAGAGAATCTGAAGAAATACGAATCGGCGTTTATATCTGTCATTGCGGTTTAAATATAGCAGGTGTGGTGGATTGTGACAAGGTTGCGACTTATGCAAAAGAACTTCCACATGTAGTACTTTCGCGCCATAACGGTTATACCTGTTCGGAACCCGGGCAAAAACAGATCAAAAAGGATATTGTTGATCATAATCTAAACAGACTGGTGGTTGCTTCCTGTTCGCCGCGACTTCATGAACCTACGTTCCGGCAATGTATTTCAGAAGCCGGGTTAAATCCTTATCTTTTGGAGATGGCTAACATTCGTGAACATTGTTCATGGGTTCATGGAAATGACAAGGAGGGTGCCACAAAAAAGGCCTGTGATCTTGTTCGTGCTGCCGTAGCCCGTGCAAAGCATCTTACTTCGCATACGGAGGCTGAAATTCCCGTCAACCCTTCCACGCTGATTATCGGCGGCGGGGTTGCCGGCATTCAGGCTGCTCTGGATCTGGCCGATGCTGGTTACCGGGTTATCCTGGTTGAAAAAAAGCCGAGCATTGGTGGCATTATGGCCAGCCTTGACAAGACTTTTCCTACCATGGATTGTTCCATCTGTATTCTAGGCCCCAAGATGACAGATGTTGGACGACATCCCAATATTACGCTGCTGACTTTTTCCGAGGTCAAGGCGGTAACAGGGTTTGTCGGCAATTTTCACGTCCGTGTGCTCAAGCATGCAAGGTATGTTAAGGAAGATATGTGCACTGCCTGCGGCGATTGTGCCGATGTATGTCCTGTAGTTGTTCCTGATGCTTTTGATGTTGGTCTGAGTTACAGAAGAGCTGTTTATTCCCCTTTCCCACAGGCAGTACCGTCCGCCTATCTGATTGATATCGAAAATTGCCTCGGATATAATCCTGTTGTCTGCGGAAAGTGCGTTGAACGATGCGAGAAAAAATGTATCGATTTTCACATGAGCGATGAGGAACTCGATTTTGAGGTAGGTACGATTATCGTAGCAACGGGTATGGATGTTTATGACCCTACCGTGCTTGATGAATACGGCTACACGCGGTTTGAAAATGTTTTGACCAGCATGGAATTTGAACGAATCATAAATGCCGGTGGCCCCACAAAGGGAGAGGTTTTCCGAATTACCGACAGAAAGCGGCCTAAATCAGTTGCCTTTATCCAGTGTGTGGGGTCCAGGTCTCTTCAGAAAGGAGAAGCGTATTGTTCCAATGTTTGCTGTATGAACACCATCAAATGCGCTTTTATGCTCAAGGAACATTTCGAAGATATTGAAGTAAAAGTATTTTATATCGATATCCGTGCTTTCGGCAACGGCTTTGAAGAACTGTACCGCCGCACACGGCGTATGGGAGTAAAATATATCCGCAGACTTCCGGGAGCGATAGAAGAAGATCCGAC
The genomic region above belongs to Pseudomonadota bacterium and contains:
- a CDS encoding CoB--CoM heterodisulfide reductase iron-sulfur subunit A family protein — its product is MSTKGTNNKVGSVMVVGAGVAGIQASLDMANAGYYVHLVDSTSSVGGLMAQLDKTFPTNDCAMCVISPFLVEVGRHLNINIIPNSELESLEGEAGAFLAKLKNNPRYIDSVKCTACGQCRQVCPVTAVNEFDCRLDLRKATFIKFPQAVPLSYTIDRNICIGCGMCEKACLAGAISYSDQPKFSEIEVGAVVLAMGNELFDPSLIDTYAYSRHPNVVTSLEFERILSASGPYKGHLMRPYDREIPQKIAWLQCIGSRDINHADHSYCSSVCCMYSIKQTIIAKEHADNPLDAAIFYMDMRTHGKEFERYRERAEQGSGVRFIRSRVHTVEPLDDGGLKLKYIPESGEVQEEVFDMVVLATGFSPSQDAKALAQRLGIDLNDHSYAKTSDLTPVCTSKDGIYVCGTFQSPKDIPQSVMEASAAAASATQDLSEKRWSLTLTKELPSEKDFSKEEPRIGVFVCNCGINIGGVADVPAIREYAKTLPNVIHTEDNLFTCSQDTQENIKKVILEKGINRVVVASCSPRTHEPLFQETIREIGLNPYLFEMANIRDQNTWVHMKTPERATEKAKDLVRMAVAKAALLESLPQVTLDVTQAVLVVGGGIAGLEAALGIARQGFDAFLVERSNQLGGMALGLNATWQGEQVLPYVKNLIEDVQNNKRIKIFLETKVGHVTGTIGSFTTTLKSEINPLDIKVINHGAAILATGGKEYRPEEYLYGKYPQILTHLDLDAAVRDNDEKLKNSKMAVFIQCVGSRTEERPYCSRVCCTHSIKSALILKKINPDMQIFIIYRDIRTYGFREDLYKEAREQGIRFIRYNKDNPPVLDSDNGQELKLTVKDHILQRPIEMNPDLVVLAAAILPNENKELFEHFKVPTNSDGFLVEAHAKLRPVDFASEGLFLAGIAHYPKSVDESIAQAKAAVSRAMKIVSKNTIAVDSVVASVNPDRCAACLTCVRTCPYNVPTVKEEGYAVIEPSDCHGCGCCVSECPGKAITLKHFTDDQINAKTDALFYIEASC
- a CDS encoding hydrogenase iron-sulfur subunit encodes the protein MDKDFEPQIIAFCCKYCAYAAADLAGSMRLNYPSNIKIIQVPCTGRVDIIHLLRAIEDGADGVYVAGCMEGDCHFVCGNIKTRKKVEYVKRTLSELGIEPERVEMFNLSSAMGPRFAEIANQMAEKIFELGPSPLNIKQVA
- a CDS encoding methylenetetrahydrofolate reductase C-terminal domain-containing protein, with amino-acid sequence MIVADRKPLSEILDMIADRNKILIIGCKGCVTVCNVGGAKEVQILAASLNIVRKKEGHPLEVDQITIERQCDPEYIEQVKSTINDYDAVISMACGVGPQFLSEAYPQQKFFPAVNTKFFGGATSHGVWEERCAGCGTCVIHNFDGLCPVARCSKSLMNGPCGGSSSGYCEISKEVQCVWDMIVKKKMEQGRLDDLLCFTPAKNWRTSRDGGPRKSVREELAI
- a CDS encoding methylenetetrahydrofolate reductase; this encodes MNDIKSGSNLERVLKSGNFAFTGECGPPKGANVEHLKEKLAFLKGNVDAVNITDNQTAVVRMSSWAASAIAVSEGVEPNFQMVCRDRNRLSMMSDVLGAYSMGIRNMLCLSGDHQIFGNHPEAKNVYDIDSMQLINLVKTMRDEGKFLNGEPIDVSPKMFIGAASNPFADPFEFRVYRLAKKINAGADFVQTQCIYNMDKFRKFMKMAVDMGLCEKCYILAGVTPLKSVGMAQYMAKQVPGMDVPPELIERLRGAGKGKYAEEGIKIAIEQIEEFKQMEGVAGVHLMAIEWEHRVAEIAEKAGMLPRP
- a CDS encoding FAD-dependent oxidoreductase, producing MSENPVGAILVVGGGVAGIQTALDLADSGYFVYLVEKTPAVGGAMAQLDKTFPTIDCSMCILAPYLVTAGRHPNIELVTNAEVESVSGKPGNFKVRVRKKARSIIAERCTGCRACVDACPVTCMVDTDA
- a CDS encoding hydrogenase iron-sulfur subunit — encoded protein: MSNWQPNIITFLCNWCTYGAADMAGVSRLEYPPYIRIIRVPCSGRISPKFILAAFREGADGVWVSGCHPGDCHFIEGNYYGRRKFALMKSLLEHTGIEPGRLHFSWISSAEATKFADVAWDVCKSVEALGPSIKMNKQRAHMSQNRISQNIV
- a CDS encoding IscA/HesB family protein, yielding MFTVTEAAQMELKSFFKVKEMQLQPVRIFINQGGCSGPQMALALDEKRDNDSTFRVDGIQYLIDRDLLKKAQPISVDYGSNGFIVTSDLKFESGCSSCGSGGGSCG
- a CDS encoding hydrogenase iron-sulfur subunit encodes the protein METVLHQESRESEEIRIGVYICHCGLNIAGVVDCDKVATYAKELPHVVLSRHNGYTCSEPGQKQIKKDIVDHNLNRLVVASCSPRLHEPTFRQCISEAGLNPYLLEMANIREHCSWVHGNDKEGATKKACDLVRAAVARAKHLTSHTEAEIPVNPSTLIIGGGVAGIQAALDLADAGYRVILVEKKPSIGGIMASLDKTFPTMDCSICILGPKMTDVGRHPNITLLTFSEVKAVTGFVGNFHVRVLKHARYVKEDMCTACGDCADVCPVVVPDAFDVGLSYRRAVYSPFPQAVPSAYLIDIENCLGYNPVVCGKCVERCEKKCIDFHMSDEELDFEVGTIIVATGMDVYDPTVLDEYGYTRFENVLTSMEFERIINAGGPTKGEVFRITDRKRPKSVAFIQCVGSRSLQKGEAYCSNVCCMNTIKCAFMLKEHFEDIEVKVFYIDIRAFGNGFEELYRRTRRMGVKYIRRLPGAIEEDPTNGDLILSVEGSESFDIKKHRVDMVVLAVGVKPPDDMHKIQEMLALQKNSDGFYLDAHPKLMPVDSAIRGVFFAGCAEGPKDIKDSVTQASAAAARAIRLMNPGTLKLEAITAEIDPGKCTSCGLCQKICPYNAISMDERRKTPAKVTTASCSGCGTCAAECPEAAIQMHHFTDQQIEAQIDALLEKDPGEIIPVFACNWCSYAGADFAGVSRLQYPANTRLIRTMCSGRVGENFILRAFAKGAPAVLISGCHLGDCHYINANHWTEKRINRMWRKMDKLGISRDRLQLEWISATEGIRFRNTMEKMEQIRRSVTAEEIAKTQEILQ